In one window of Brassica rapa cultivar Chiifu-401-42 chromosome A07, CAAS_Brap_v3.01, whole genome shotgun sequence DNA:
- the LOC103850177 gene encoding trichohyalin isoform X4: MDTVVVITQEPVFTKTSVEEAHAGVLVDHSTMDIDKVNLSTVLAEVVNGSGIQGEPEVAEVVNGSGNKETEDSTHEKEEVMKTITVVEDRKIVKEKESETETDEQGTVFVHEPKNTDDAKIILTDVTLEKGKEDETTQKPEEVSVEKPVIEEGQTESKNSKEQEKDISKAIEEIPIKTDEVTEEKDSKTVETSVNGTEAEHHETVSVEEISRNLGENLVKETAPEQDVETTERVLVEAEKDETETVKDPEIVNNEETTVHDLKENEDTVEAIKNSDEVTGDKEKEDDIIHKEEEVQEILTVVETPTIEIKDTESKASKENEEHEQVLVRDIPQDDTLVLTDETENSSTVQESAILKILETKSDETDAEPGLDLKEEEETVTPSDEVQETINVVIEPPKPSPEQRSKGTEEDEHVLGRNMPQGEAESLVTKEDTEQEKTDKFEVPVDLALKVDREELMDEKKETDQAAGAQILERGLALNESEAEETSVIKHPDVESGELMEKPSLESPSKVSEETRKILDEKIQEKPEEEEEEEVAPHQEDQEEGCYGSETVPVPESIEVKERAQEERMLDLAPLQDEQLSSASPEGETLAESKKIEVVKANEEEEEEVPDKIQSILETVDNEPVKSSEETTVHESISLKDDSDPVEAIKNSDDAEQASHEVTGDREKEEDITIHKAQEMQESLTVVETPTIQGEDIELNASKDIEEHEHVLVRDIPQEETLVPKAETLNTSTVHESSEPSLDLKEQEETVKTVTPSDEVQESVTFMEPPKLSQEQISKDTEEGEHVLGSSMPQVDIIPSDLAVKVDKEEVMDENKEADEVAGRQNMERGLELNESEAELVDQNITDETEKRLVEKPSLESPSEATSKTLDEMIQEKPEAEVAPHQEGQESVSLPESSEVEEKAKEERSLDLTPLKEESCLPTAQDEEETKEQIHKHEEVESDEVTQVSSASPEGETDVEAKQNEETKANEEEEQVADKILRIDESNEVNEEKSAETSVNETEDEHSATVLEEGISKNSEIIVHETASEEIKNSHEVTGDREKEEDIITLKTEETQESQNLLLQEENTESESSKDTIEHAHVLVRDVPQIDTLVTDAEDANTSSTVHKFESNEAEVGQETRKDIEPSFDLKEDKEKEEKETVISSDETEESVEVKSKETLQVESTEEKHENLLDVLSGDSDKLQTETVLAAKTESQDTTEEIPSELVLKEELKDDKTEVDGTQVMGEQRDLELHEPEAEQIDQTKTDEKLLVESVEKMQTSSLERPSEEEEVTLQQEGSSAYGLEIKEEEQEGEIIVDAVKLANEEQVVEEIQRSLEPIEPEEQEQETVSERTEDEKVKKEEPIVEEDGINSHLTEEAKKGDEETEVSDTQQGETIVNEAEAVDTSTVPEAAVLNTLETKINESEAVHSPIEEETQVTKEDTEPRLDLKEDKEQETVILSDESQGREESDEVKYKEKDAKLLEKMQRPSLESPSELSEETSKTVDEKIEEKQEEEEEVTLHQESEEIVTVPESSELEVQAKEEEEEESCPTNEQKNETEEQLSEEDSTSAHQTPVEEKSDQASAAPLPQEREAEKIDDMKENEEEQVAEAVEPHSSFLEAAKIEEEEKVKETETMGDTGTGSSKLVEEEKLKQGKEILQAEEVPSSETIPQVMAVQLKREDNATTESHEEEATVAQTRDIETSLTDKFSIDQEEEQQANEESPRDEQEKVISAGEGETQTRELEEENMVEKNDNETLTAEKKKEDDLTAEKKKEDEDKTVGLDASLTCTKQEEEFENLETPKVEDKSQEVSESKGDETPPSFISELEDKIPNQIKEIHEEEIKEAEVVVDQTSSLVSEQVEEIIHEEEEETKESRKVEAPSGQDLPVEASHAHQTPSTELVSELDDETAKEVEEIHQEETNAHKLQQEEEILPTESVPSESFSETQEERHVSAVTGESVGETKPKESDETSTKVTKVEDTKDTDTQVADIVKGQSLSHAPEDACLEQEKLKDLGTPQPGAVMEDQDSVMNENSSDEFTFSKSMGEAEQGDENSSTLPVVGILKELQTTLEEKERGTNVSHEGDSSGNDLNSINAEPEALEKSLVVEATPASEIIEASMLQDSISRELEVNVEEQLQEEAREILECKEETPADSSLTEVLPGEKIMIPSNQEEGKKQEDVNASTSEKISLQEEEHPRDFEVSEKEHNAEAQETAEEEMNEVLTSEKKITEPLLNVAEKELNEEHVSQAVSDDDTKSSNELDFPSEQIPKDQREEAEETSFEVKKVPEDKNEETIDALITSEKVQLQDQSKDFGLEKPSTDLKYVQEDLDDGHDSVLAHKKDSDLIEEKKEVDYVKRQPEDAIKSTEEKNIMSEKVGQEATKEIYQEECKQTDTATTIKEEIKDEEKETTEDSLNSMKNTDDEIKDYGLDSVLAQNKESGSIEEKKEVDYVKREVDDAIKHGVSTEEKNKMPEKIGQEATKEIYQEECKQTDTVTAIKEDIKEEEKETPENCLNSMKNHDDATEKTQPEIQEIEKLSSVSETQEKTPKQEDEVPAQQKREIADDVSKLENPKIEEEKKQKDGEEPARKSLSDLIQKVKVTDKTEVATTELRIDEEAKAEGEDEDGDEHKDDKTSPDSIVMVEAKDTVNIIKTQKKSHGILSGVGSKVKHSISKVKKALTGKSSHTTKPSSPQ, translated from the exons ATGGATACTGTAGTAGTCATCACCCAAGAACCAGTGTTTACAAag ACAAGTGTGGAAGAAGCTCATGCAGGAGTACTAGTTGACCACTCAACCATGGACATAGATAAAGTAAACCTGAGTACGGTTCTTGCTGAGGTTGTAAATGGTTCAGGTATTCAGGGGGAACCAGAAGTTGCTGAGGTTGTAAATGGTTCAG GGAATAAAGAAACCGAAGATTCAACACACGAAAAAGAAGAAGTGATGAAGACTATTACCGTTGTAGAAGACAGGAAGATCGtcaaagagaaagaaagtgaGACAGAAACGGATGAACAAGGCACAGTCTTTGTTCATGAACCCAAAAACACAGACGATGCGAAGATAATCTTAACTGATGTGACTTTAGAGAAGGGTAAAGAAGATGAAACTACCCAAAAACCAGAAGAg GTAAGTGTTGAAAAACCGGTGATAGAAGAAGGTCAAACAGAAAGCAAGAACTCAAAAGAACAAGAGAAGGACATCTCTAAG GCCATTGAAGAGATACCGATAAAGACTGATGAAGTAACAGAAGAAAAAGATTCAAAAACTGTTGAGACCTCTGTAAATGGAACAGAGGCTGAGCACCATGAAACCGTTTCAGTAGAAGAAATCTCGAGGAACCTCGGTGAAAACCTTGTCAAAGAAACAGCTCCGGAACAAGATGTTGAAACTACAGAAAGAGTCCTTGTTGAAGCAGAAAAAGATGAAACTGAGACTGTAAAAGACCCTGAGATCGTTAATAATGAAGAAACTACAGTTCATGACCTGAAAGAGAATGAAGACACAGTGGAAGCAATCAAGAACTCAGATGAGGTGACTGGAGACAAAGAAAAGGAAGATGACATCATCCACAAAGAAGAAGAG GTGCAAGAAATTCTTACGGTTGTCGAAACGCCTACAATAGAGATAAAGGACACTGAATCCAAAGCTTCAAAGGAGAATGAGGAACATGAACAAGTGTTGGTGAGAGACATACCACAAGACGATACCCTTGTACTTACAGATGAGACTGAAAATAGTTCAACAGTACAAGAATCTGCAATCTTGAAGATTTTGGAGACGAAGAGTGATGAAACAGATGCAGAACCGGGTCTTGACctgaaagaggaagaagagaccGTCACGCCATCTGATGAG GTGCAAGAAACTATTAACGTAGTAATCGAACCGCCAAAACCCTCACCAGAACAAAGATCCAAAGGTACTGAAGAAGATGAACATGTTTTGGGTAGAAACATGCCACAGGGTGAAGCTGAGTCTCTGGTGACCAAAGAAGACACAGAGCAAGAGAAAACAGACAAGTTTGAAGTTCCAGTAGATCTTGCATTGAAGGTAGATAGAGAGGAACTGATGGATGAGAAGAAAGAGACAGATCAAGCTGCTGGAGCGCAGATTTTGGAGAGAGGTCTAGCATTGAATGAGTCAGAGGCAGAGGAAACCTCCGTTATAAAGCATCCGGATGTAGAATCAGGTGAGCTGATGGAGAAGCCATCTCTTGAGTCTCCTTCTAAAGTATCAGAggaaacaagaaaaatattagatgagaagatccaagaaaaaccagaagaggaagaagaagaagaagtagcaCCACATCAAGAAGACCAAGAGGAAGGTTGTTATGGATCAGAGACAGTTCCAGTACCCGAAAGTATTGAGGTTAAAGAAAGAGCCCAAGAAGAAAGGATGCTTGATCTGGCTCCTTTGCAAGATGAACAACTTTCATCTGCGTCACCTGAAGGTGAGACCCTTGCTGAATCCAAAAAGATTGAAGTAGTAAAAGccaatgaggaagaagaagaagaagtaccAGACAAGATCCAAAGCATTCTTGAGACAGTTGATAACGAACCTGTAAAATCTAGTGAAGAAACTACAGTTCATGAATCTATAAGCTTGAAAGATGATTCAGACCCAGTGGAAGCAATCAAAAACTCAGATGATGCAGAGCAAGCCTCACATGAGGTGACTGGAGACAGAGAAAAGGAAGAGGACATCACCATCCACAAAGCACAAGAG ATGCAAGAAAGTCTTACGGTTGTCGAAACGCCGACAATTCAGGGCGAGGACATTGAATTGAATGCTTCAAAGGATATTGAGGAACATGAACATGTGTTGGTGAGAGACATACCACAAGAGGAGACCCTTGTACCTAAAGCTGAGACTTTAAATACTTCAACAGTACATGAGTCTTCAGAACCAAGTCTTGACCTGAAAGAGCAAGAAGAAACCGTAAAGACTGTCACACCATCTGATGAG gTGCAAGAAAGTGTTACGTTTATGGAACCGCCAAAACTCTCACAAGAACAAATATCTAAAGATACTGAAGAAGGTGAACATGTTTTGGGGAGTAGCATGCCACAGGTTGATATCATTCCATCAGATCTTGCGGTAAAGGTAGATAAAGAGGAGGTTATGGATGAGAATAAAGAGGCAGATGAAGTTGCTGGACGTCAGAATATGGAGAGAGGTCTAGAATTGAATGAGTCAGAGGCAGAGCTTGTTGATCAAAACATAACCGATGAAACAGAGAAAAGGTTGGTTGAGAAGCCATCTCTTGAGTCTCCTTCAGAGGCAACAAGCAAAACCTTAGACGAGATGATCCAAGAAAAACCAGAAGCAGAAGTAGCACCGCATCAAGAAGGTCAAGAGAGCGTTTCACTACCAGAAAGTAGTGAGGTTGAAGAAAAAGCAAAGGAAGAAAGGAGTCTTGATCTCACTCCTTTGAAAGAAGAATCATGCTTGCCAACGGCGCAAgacgaagaagaaacaaaagagcaAATCCACAAGCATGAAGAAGTCGAATCTGATGAAGTTACACAAGTTTCATCTGCATCACCTGAAGGTGAGACTGATGTTGAAGCCAAACAGAATGAAGAAACAAAAGCCAATGAGGAAGAAGAACAAGTAGCAGACAAGATCCTAAGAATAGATGAGAGTAATGAagtaaatgaagaaaaatctgCTGAGACCTCTGTGAATGAAACAGAGGATGAGCACAGTGCAACGGTTTTAGAAGAAGGTATCTCAAAGAACAGTGAGATCATTGTGCATGAAACAGCTTCAGAAGAAATCAAAAACTCACATGAGGTGACTGGAGACAGAGAAAAGGAAGAGGACATCATAACCCTGAAAACAgaagag ACACAAGAAAGTCAGAATCTTCTGTTACAAGAAGAGAACACTGAATCAGAATCTTCAAAGGATACTATTGAACATGCACATGTGCTGGTAAGGGATGTGCCACAGATTGATACTCTTGTAACTGACGCGGAGGATGCAAACACTTCTTCAACTGTCCACAAGTTCGAAAGTAATGAAGCAGAGGTAGGCCAAGAGACAAGAAAAGACATAGAACCGAGTTTTGACCTGAAAGAGGATAAAGAAAAAGAGGAAAAAGAGACAGTCATTTCATCTGATGAG ACAGAAGAATCTGTTGAGGTTAAATCTAAGGAGACCCTTCAAGTCGAAAGCACTGAGGAGAAGCATGAGAATCTTCTTGATGTGCTCTCTGGAGATTCTGACAAACTCCAAACCGAGACAGTCCTAGCAGCCAAGACAGAAAGCCAGGATACAACTGAAGAGATTCCATCAGAACTTGTGTTGAAAGAGGAGCTTAAGGATGACAAGACGGAGGTAGATGGAACTCAAGTTATGGGAGAACAGAGAGACCTAGAACTGCATGAGCCAGAGGCAGAACAAATTGATCAAACCAAAACCGATGAAAAGCTTCTTGTAGAATCAGTTGAGAAGATGCAGACTTCATCTCTGGAGCGTCcttctgaagaagaagaagtaacaCTGCAACAAGAAGGTTCTTCTGCCTATGGATTAGAGATAAAAGAAGAGGAACAGGAAGGTGAGATCATTGTTGATGCCGTAAAGCTAGCAAATGAAGAACAAGTAGTAGAAGAAATCCAGAGAAGTCTTGAGCCTATAGAGCCAGAGGAGCAAGAACAAGAAACTGTTTCTGAGAGGACAGAAGATGAAAAAGTGAAGAAGGAAGAACCTATTGTTGAGGAGGATGGAATAAACAGCCATTTGACTGAAGAGGCAAagaaaggagatgaggagaCAGAAGTGAGCGACACGCAACAAGGTGAGACCATTGTAAATGAAGCTGAGGCTGTAGATACTTCAACAGTCCCAGAAGCTGCAGTATTAAACACATTGGAGACAAAGATCAATGAATCAGAGGCAGTGCATAGCCCAATAGAAGAAGAAACACAAGTGACAAAAGAAGACACAGAACCAAGACTGGACCTGAAAGAGGATAAGGAACAAGAGACAGTCATTTTATCTGATGAGAGCCAGGGAAGAGAAGAGTCTGATGAGGTCAAATACAAGGAGAAGGATGCAAAACTTCTTGAGAAGATGCAGAGGCCATCCCTTGAATCTCCTTCTGAACTGTCAGAGGAAACAAGCAAAACTGTtgatgagaagattgaagaaaaacaagaagaagaagaagaagtaactCTGCATCAAGAAAGTGAAGAGATAGTAACAGTTCCAGAAAGTAGTGAGCTTGAAGTACAAgccaaggaagaagaagaagaagaatcatgcCCAACAAATGAGCAAAAAAATGAAACGGAAGAGCAACTGAGTGAAGAAGATAGTACTAGTGCACATCAGACTCCTGTGGAAGAAAAATCTGATCAAGCTTCAGCTGCACCACTTCCACAGGAACGGGAAGCCGAAAAGATTGACGACATGAAAGAAAATGAGGAAGAACAAGTAGCAGAGGCTGTTGAACCTCATAGTTCATTTCTAGAAGCTGCgaagatagaagaagaagaaaaagtgaAGGAGACAGAAACGATGGGAGATACGGGAACAGGATCCTCTAAACTGGTTGAAGAGGAGAAGCTGAAGCAAGGAAAAGAGATACTTCAAGCAGAAGAAGTTCCTTCTAGTGAAACAATTCCACAAGTGATGGCGGTTCAACTAAAAAGAGAAGATAATGCAACAACAGAAAGCCATGAGGAAGAAGCAACGGTTGCACAGACAAGAGATATTGAAACTTCTTTGACTGATAAATTCTCTATAGATCAGGAGGAGGAGCAACAAGCCAACGAGGAAAGCCCCAGAGATGAGCAGGAGAAGGTAATTTCAGCAGGGGAAGGAGAAACACAAACAAGAGAGCTTGAAGAAGAAAATATGGTTGAGAAGAATGATAATGAGACTCTAACTgcagagaaaaagaaagaagatgatCTAACTgcagagaaaaagaaagaagatgaagacaAAACAGTGGGTTTAGATGCTTCATTGACATGCACTAAGCAAGAAGAAGAGTTTGAGAATCTTGAAACCCCAAAGGTAGAGGACAAGAGCCAGGAAGTTTCCGAATCTAAGGGTGATGAGACTCCTCCATCCTTTATTTCAGAACTAGAAGACAAAATTCCAAACCAAATTAAGGAGATTCATGAAGAAGAAATAAAGGAAGCTGAAGTTGTGGTTGATCAAACTTCATCCTTAGTTTCAGAACAAGTTGAAGAGATTattcatgaagaagaagaagaaacaaaggaaTCACGCAAGGTAGAAGCTCCGAGTGGTCAGGATCTTCCAGTTGAAGCATCACATGCACATCAGACTCCATCCACTGAACTAGTTTCAGAACTTGATGATGAAACTGCAAAGGAGGTTGAGGAGATTCATCAAGAAGAAACAAATGCTCATAAGTtacaacaagaagaagaaatccTCCCTACTGAAAGTGTTCCAAGTGAATCATTCAGTGAAACACAGGAGGAACGGCATGTTTCTGCAGTAACAGGAGAGAGTGTGGgagaaacaaaaccaaaagaatcagaTGAGACTTCAACTAAAGTCACAAAGGTAGAAGATACAAAGGATACTGATACCCAAGTGGCTGATATAGTGAAAGGACAAAGCTTATCACATGCTCCTGAAGATGCATGCCTGGAGCAGGAAAAGTTGAAGGATCTTGGAACTCCACAACCCGGTGCAGTTATGGAAGATCAAGATTCTGTAATGAACGAAAATAGCTCAGATGAATTTACTTTCTCAAAGTCAATGGGAGAGGCAGAGCAGGGAGATGAAAATAGCTCAACTCTTCCAGTTGTTGGAATCTTGAAAGAACTCCAGACTACATTGGAGGAGAAGGAGAGAGGAACCAATGTTTCTCATGAGGGTGACTCAAGTGGGAATGATTTGAATTCAATCAATGCCGAACCAGAAGCCCTGGAGAAGAGTCTTGTCGTGGAGGCAACTCCAGCTTCTGAGATAATAGAAGCAAGCATGTTACAAGACAGCATAAGCAGGGAGCTTGAAGTCAATGTAGAAGAGCAACTACAAGAAGAAGCTAGAGAGATTCTAGAGTGTAAGGAAGAAACTCCAGCTGATTCGTCACTCACAGAAGTGTTACCTGGTGAGAAAATTATGATTCCATCAAATCAAGAAGAAGGAAAGAAACAAGAAGACGTAAATGCTTCAACATCAGAGAAGATTAGCCTACAAGAAGAAGAGCATCCCAGAGATTTTGAAGTCTCTGAGAAGGAGCACAACGCAGAGGCTCAAGAAACTGCTGAAGAAGAGATGAACGAGGTATTAACATCAGAGAAGAAAATCACAGAGCCTCTTCTGAATGTAGCTGAGAAAGAATTAAATGAAGAACATGTTTCTCAAGCCGTATCAGATGATGATACAAAGAGCAGTAATGAGTTGGATTTTCCTTCAGAACAAATACCAAAGGATCAAAGAGAAGAGGCTGAAGAAACCtcatttgaagtcaagaaggtacCAGAAGACAAAAACGAGGAAACTATTGATGCTTTGATCACAAGCGAAAAAGTGCAACTGCAAGATCAGTCCAAGGACTTTGGCCTAGAGAAACCGTCGACTGATCTCAAATATGTCCAGGAAGATCTTGACGATGGCCATGATTCAGTTTTAGCACATAAGAAAGATTCAGACTTAATAGAGGAGAAGAAGGAGGTTGATTATGTGAAGAGACAGCCGGAAGATGCAATCAAATCCACAGAAGAG AAGAACATCATGTCTGAAAAAGTTGGCCAAGAAGCAACAAAGGAGATCTATCAAGAGGAGTGCAAGCAAACAGATACTGCAACTACTATCAAGGAAGAGATCAAAGACGAAGAG AAGGAGACAACAGAGGATAGTTTGAACAGTATGAAGAACACCGATGATGAAATTAAAGATTATGGCCTTGATTCAGTTCTAGCACAAAATAAAGAATCAGGCtcaatagaagagaagaaggaggTTGATTATGTGAAGAGAGAGGTTGATGATGCAATTAAACATGGAGTTTCCACAGAAGAG AAGAACAAGATGCCTGAAAAAATTGGCCAGGAAGCAACAAAAGAGATCTATCAAGAGGAGTGCAAGCAAACAGATACTGTAACTGCTATCAAGGAAGATATCAAAGAAGAAGAG AAGGAAACACCAGAGAATTGTTTGAACAGTATGAAGAACCACGATGATGCGACAGAGAAAACTCAACCAGAGATTCAAGAGATTGAGAAACTGTCTTCTGTCAGCGAAACACAAGAAAAAACACCAAAA caagAAGATGAAGTTCCAGCCCAACAGAAAAGGGAAATAGCTGATGATGTTTCAAAGCTAGAGAATCCAAAGattgaagaagagaagaagcaaAAAGATGGAGAAGAACCAGCTAGGAAGTCACTATCAGACCTCATCCAAAAAGTGAAAGTAACAGACAAGACCGAAGTTGCAACAACAGAACTTCGTATCGACGAAGAGGCTAAGGCAGAGGGAGAAGATGAGGATGGAGATGAACATAAAGATGATAAAACAAGTCCAGATTCCATTGTGATGGTTGAAGCTAAAGATACAGTTAACATCATCAAAACGCAAAAGAAATCACATGGCATTCTCTCTGGTGTTGGCTCAAAGGTCaaacattcaatttcaaaggtGAAGAAAGCACTCACTGGGAAATCTTCTCACACAACAAAGCCTTCATCACCACAGTGA